One segment of Pseudanabaena sp. FACHB-2040 DNA contains the following:
- a CDS encoding glycerol-3-phosphate acyltransferase encodes MSLLQVWGALVIFGLCPLLGGLPLTGWITRLVSGHNLANVGTGNVGVSAAFYHGGKLAGVLAVLAEAFKGIAAVLLARYFFPTDPVWEVAALIALVLGRYWIAKGAGTTNVTWGFLVHDWRVMLLTLGISAIGFTIFRERRQGRLLVLILLPLLTAVIHSSGERVLAVACLSGLIAWIYQKLPDDLDLSADKGRLESQTMFRFFRGDRALLSLDQPLNAAKVGGKAATLARLRAWGYPVPLGYVLPAGDDPKPLIEITKPSAAQPVVVRSSAMDEDTELASAAGLYTSITNVTSQPALEVAIQRCFASYNNPGAVQYRRDMAGHRTSDRNSPNQGLAVLVQAQVQGVFSGVAFSRDPIARCGDAVVIEALPGAASQVVSGQQTPESYQVWVGPDDLGLLEGEDAWKIPDALTLTVEGQGQVPARLIQQVAYLARHLEERYHGIPQDIEWSYDGENLWLLQSRPITTLQPIWTRKIAAEVIPGSIRPLTWSINRPLTCGVWGDIFTIVLGPRAQGLDFEETATLHHSYAYFNATLLGDIFRRMGLPAESLEFLTRGAKFSKPPLASTMRNLPGLLRLLGRELSLEKDFEQEFQTLLQPELEQLAAVDPKTLAPSELLQRIETVLALLRRATYYNIFTPLSFAIRDGMFKVPAPALDAGQNPEVAALKELAAIAAETRQLLPASTRSSITDAPSLMTALSETTEGQIVLSQLDQFIATYGYLSQVGTDIAVPTWRENPSPVRELLAQYVMTPPTTPAPEPTTDASGWKRDAVQQRLDLKGQVNALYSRLLDELRRCFLALESRWLEAGLLFQTGDIFFLTFEEIKTLITTPDALQDSLPQRLSTRQQQFEADRQLNPVPMLVFGNDPPRVDRATLTVSPLGVAQTLSGIGASPGIVEGKIRVMRELTSLEGADGSIILVVPYTDAGWAPLLARANGLIAEVGGRLSHGAIVAREYGIPAVMDVTAATQRFHDGQRVRIDGAAGTVEVLAE; translated from the coding sequence GGCGCGCTATTTTTTCCCCACTGATCCGGTTTGGGAAGTGGCTGCCCTGATTGCCCTGGTCTTAGGCCGCTACTGGATTGCTAAAGGGGCTGGCACCACCAACGTCACTTGGGGCTTTTTGGTTCACGATTGGCGGGTCATGCTGCTGACGCTTGGTATCAGCGCCATTGGCTTTACGATTTTTCGAGAGCGGCGACAGGGCCGTTTACTGGTGCTGATCCTGCTGCCGCTGTTGACCGCCGTGATCCACAGTTCTGGAGAACGAGTGCTGGCGGTCGCCTGCCTGAGCGGCCTGATTGCCTGGATCTATCAGAAGCTGCCCGATGATTTAGATCTCTCTGCCGATAAGGGACGACTGGAGTCACAGACCATGTTTCGCTTTTTTCGCGGCGATCGCGCCTTGCTTTCTCTTGATCAGCCTCTCAATGCCGCTAAGGTGGGCGGCAAAGCCGCTACGCTAGCCCGACTCAGGGCCTGGGGCTATCCGGTGCCTCTGGGCTATGTTCTACCCGCTGGAGACGATCCTAAGCCGCTGATCGAAATTACTAAACCCTCAGCGGCTCAACCTGTGGTGGTGCGATCCTCAGCCATGGACGAAGACACAGAACTGGCCTCAGCAGCGGGCCTCTACACCTCAATTACCAACGTCACTAGTCAACCCGCGCTGGAAGTAGCCATTCAGCGCTGCTTTGCCTCTTACAACAATCCAGGCGCAGTGCAGTATCGGCGCGATATGGCCGGCCATCGCACAAGCGATCGCAACTCCCCCAATCAAGGGCTGGCCGTTTTAGTTCAAGCACAGGTGCAGGGCGTATTCTCTGGAGTTGCTTTTAGCCGCGACCCGATTGCCCGCTGCGGCGATGCCGTGGTGATTGAAGCATTGCCAGGAGCCGCCAGCCAGGTGGTTTCGGGCCAGCAAACGCCAGAGTCTTACCAGGTGTGGGTAGGGCCAGACGACTTAGGGCTTCTAGAGGGCGAAGATGCTTGGAAAATTCCCGATGCGCTGACCCTGACGGTGGAGGGCCAGGGTCAGGTGCCCGCCCGCCTGATTCAACAGGTAGCCTACTTGGCCCGCCACTTGGAGGAACGCTACCACGGCATTCCTCAGGACATTGAGTGGAGCTATGACGGTGAAAACCTATGGCTGCTGCAAAGTCGCCCGATTACTACCCTGCAGCCGATCTGGACTCGCAAAATCGCTGCCGAGGTGATTCCGGGCAGCATCCGCCCGCTCACCTGGTCGATTAATCGGCCGCTGACCTGCGGCGTATGGGGCGATATTTTTACGATTGTGCTGGGGCCACGGGCTCAGGGGCTGGACTTTGAAGAAACGGCCACGCTACACCACAGCTATGCCTACTTCAATGCCACTCTGCTGGGCGACATCTTCCGGCGTATGGGCCTGCCTGCCGAAAGCCTGGAGTTTTTGACGCGGGGAGCCAAGTTTAGCAAGCCACCCCTAGCCTCAACAATGCGCAACCTGCCGGGTCTGCTGCGGCTGCTGGGGCGAGAACTGTCGCTCGAAAAAGACTTTGAGCAAGAATTTCAGACGTTGCTACAGCCAGAGCTAGAACAGCTGGCAGCGGTTGACCCCAAAACTTTGGCGCCCTCTGAACTGCTGCAGCGCATTGAAACAGTGCTCGCCCTGCTGCGACGGGCCACCTACTACAACATTTTCACCCCACTGAGCTTTGCCATTCGAGACGGGATGTTTAAGGTGCCTGCTCCAGCCCTAGATGCGGGGCAGAACCCAGAAGTAGCAGCGCTGAAGGAATTGGCTGCGATCGCAGCCGAAACCCGCCAGCTCCTGCCCGCTAGCACTCGCTCCAGCATTACCGATGCCCCCTCGCTAATGACCGCGCTCTCAGAAACAACCGAGGGCCAGATTGTCCTGAGCCAGCTAGATCAGTTCATCGCCACTTACGGCTATCTGAGCCAAGTGGGCACCGATATCGCTGTCCCCACCTGGCGAGAAAACCCCAGCCCAGTGCGAGAACTGCTGGCCCAATATGTCATGACTCCCCCGACAACCCCAGCCCCCGAGCCAACGACCGATGCCAGCGGCTGGAAGCGAGATGCTGTGCAGCAGCGGCTGGATCTAAAAGGCCAGGTCAATGCCCTCTACAGCCGCCTGCTGGACGAACTGCGCCGCTGTTTCTTGGCACTAGAGAGTCGCTGGCTGGAGGCCGGTCTGCTGTTCCAGACAGGCGATATTTTCTTTCTCACATTTGAAGAAATCAAAACCCTGATCACTACCCCTGACGCTCTGCAGGACAGCCTGCCTCAGCGCCTCAGCACTCGGCAACAGCAGTTTGAGGCCGACCGCCAGCTCAATCCAGTGCCTATGCTGGTGTTTGGCAACGATCCGCCTCGGGTTGACCGCGCCACCCTGACCGTGAGCCCTCTAGGCGTGGCCCAAACCTTAAGCGGCATCGGGGCCAGCCCCGGCATTGTGGAGGGCAAAATTCGGGTGATGCGAGAGCTGACCTCTCTAGAGGGAGCAGACGGCTCGATCATTTTGGTGGTGCCCTACACCGATGCTGGTTGGGCACCGCTACTCGCCCGCGCCAATGGCCTAATTGCTGAAGTTGGCGGTCGTCTATCCCACGGCGCGATTGTTGCTCGCGAATATGGCATTCCAGCGGTGATGGATGTCACTGCCGCGACTCAGCGCTTTCACGACGGGCAAAGGGTCCGGATTGACGGGGCAGCAGGCACGGTGGAGGTTTTGGCCGAGTAA
- a CDS encoding hemerythrin domain-containing protein, whose protein sequence is MSATLNDTKRLAIAEQLAGMKALQRLLISVDQMLLDALDGALRPRLQKMLEQDQKNLSILETVIVQYGIQAQPKDTIEQQVKTLHSLMESSDLTLAEKVSQHELLKHQQTMTGLVIHKIAQRVGADVEAAITPLHTINFENRAHQEQLKGMIELLGVRELTGQDAEQGLWARVEDAIAALAGIAGSLITRTDDEIPIRELLLMDHSKADVLFTEILGSDDPQKIQEYFGQLYSDVTIHGLAEEQVLYPAVQPHYSQMPEIFDQTDGVIEMLDDIKALNPTDPNFKAQIEQVRIAVRSHVNQEEKDIFPKLKDCFSHEQQKQLATDFKAAKKQLQEQMAANDSKSLKSV, encoded by the coding sequence ATGTCGGCTACTTTGAACGACACTAAGCGCCTTGCGATCGCAGAACAACTTGCAGGCATGAAAGCCCTCCAGAGGCTGCTGATTTCCGTCGATCAAATGCTGCTAGATGCACTTGATGGAGCCCTTCGCCCGCGTTTGCAGAAGATGCTGGAGCAGGATCAAAAAAACCTGAGCATTCTCGAAACAGTGATCGTTCAGTACGGCATTCAGGCTCAGCCCAAAGACACTATTGAACAACAGGTCAAAACCCTTCACAGTCTGATGGAGAGCTCTGACCTGACGCTGGCTGAGAAGGTATCTCAGCATGAGCTGTTAAAGCATCAACAGACAATGACGGGGCTAGTGATTCACAAGATCGCCCAACGAGTTGGGGCCGATGTCGAAGCCGCAATCACACCGCTGCACACAATCAACTTTGAAAACCGGGCTCACCAAGAACAGCTCAAGGGCATGATAGAACTCTTGGGTGTGCGTGAGCTCACTGGACAGGACGCAGAGCAAGGACTGTGGGCGCGGGTTGAAGATGCGATCGCAGCCCTCGCTGGCATTGCAGGCAGCCTCATCACTCGTACCGATGACGAAATTCCCATTCGCGAACTGCTTCTAATGGATCACAGCAAAGCGGATGTTCTGTTTACCGAAATCTTGGGCAGCGACGATCCTCAGAAGATTCAAGAGTATTTTGGCCAGCTCTATAGTGATGTCACCATTCACGGTCTAGCCGAAGAGCAGGTGCTCTATCCGGCAGTCCAGCCCCATTACTCGCAGATGCCGGAAATCTTTGATCAGACTGACGGTGTGATTGAAATGCTAGATGACATAAAAGCTTTGAATCCTACCGATCCAAACTTCAAAGCCCAGATCGAGCAGGTCAGAATCGCTGTTCGCAGTCATGTCAATCAGGAAGAAAAAGACATTTTTCCAAAACTCAAAGATTGCTTTAGCCACGAGCAGCAGAAGCAGCTAGCGACTGACTTTAAAGCGGCCAAAAAGCAGCTTCAAGAACAAATGGCTGCTAACGATTCCAAATCCCTAAAGTCTGTCTAA
- a CDS encoding DUF4335 domain-containing protein: MTPISELTSLRYTAPTCTLEVMGELSPLSQVAEQPILKRLRFDLQIQDASGNPVIAARGMRSHLLDLSTLVQTYVQNYLNGPAESALRPAAVEGISLQPYSPSRHSLDLGNLAVHSGPRQVRLSTLQLADLADVLAQLEEAVDVLPTEVAPAEARSRRRSPSRRLAWGGTAAAALLVVVGASAVLPGILQRNSVSQLETTASAPAGGSADSMAPEPGAESFSMPQTGLPEATEVPTAPGELNQAVPPAPSGAVGPPPVVLNGDAVPSQSPTAPSQSPAAPPTAKVPGEQQALPQIEAAPVPSEPGPEANRALEPAPPSVLSAPPQLPAQPPDASADSAVGSLSSQATEAPPPAARSLEALQFTLQEQWVPPANLADSLVYVLVIDEAGNLQSVIPQGRLARENRDRIPLPPLGSPVLAPQASPQQLRLTLFPAGSVTLAPLAE, encoded by the coding sequence ATGACGCCGATCTCTGAACTAACCTCTCTCCGGTATACGGCCCCAACCTGCACCCTTGAGGTGATGGGGGAACTTTCTCCCCTGAGCCAGGTGGCTGAGCAGCCTATTCTGAAGCGGCTGCGGTTTGACCTGCAGATTCAAGACGCCTCAGGAAACCCGGTAATAGCAGCACGGGGAATGCGATCGCATCTCCTAGACCTTTCGACCCTCGTTCAAACCTACGTTCAAAACTACCTAAACGGGCCTGCTGAGAGTGCCTTGCGACCGGCAGCGGTTGAGGGCATTTCCCTACAGCCCTACAGCCCTAGCCGTCACAGCCTGGATCTAGGTAACTTAGCGGTTCACAGCGGTCCTCGGCAGGTGCGTCTGAGTACGCTGCAGCTAGCCGACCTAGCCGATGTGCTGGCCCAGCTAGAGGAGGCCGTTGACGTGCTGCCCACTGAGGTTGCCCCGGCTGAGGCCAGATCTCGTCGCCGTTCTCCGTCTCGGCGGCTGGCTTGGGGGGGAACGGCAGCGGCAGCCTTACTGGTCGTGGTTGGCGCAAGTGCTGTCTTACCAGGAATTTTGCAGCGCAACTCGGTATCTCAGCTAGAGACAACGGCCTCAGCCCCCGCTGGCGGCAGTGCCGATAGCATGGCCCCTGAGCCCGGAGCCGAAAGCTTTTCTATGCCGCAAACCGGGTTGCCAGAAGCGACCGAAGTGCCAACGGCCCCTGGAGAACTCAATCAGGCAGTACCTCCCGCCCCTAGTGGAGCTGTCGGCCCGCCGCCTGTCGTTCTAAACGGGGACGCAGTACCTTCCCAAAGCCCAACGGCACCTTCTCAAAGCCCAGCGGCTCCACCCACGGCTAAGGTTCCTGGGGAGCAGCAAGCGCTGCCCCAGATAGAAGCCGCCCCGGTGCCGTCTGAGCCCGGGCCTGAGGCTAACCGAGCTCTAGAACCTGCCCCCCCTTCTGTCCTGAGCGCCCCGCCCCAGTTGCCTGCTCAACCTCCTGATGCCTCGGCGGATAGTGCTGTCGGTAGTCTCAGCAGCCAAGCCACCGAAGCCCCGCCCCCAGCAGCGCGATCGCTAGAGGCGTTGCAGTTCACGCTGCAAGAACAGTGGGTGCCGCCCGCCAATCTGGCCGACTCGCTGGTCTATGTTTTAGTAATTGATGAGGCGGGCAATCTACAGAGCGTCATCCCTCAGGGCAGGCTGGCGCGGGAAAATCGCGATCGCATTCCCCTGCCCCCTCTAGGCAGTCCGGTTTTAGCTCCTCAAGCATCGCCCCAGCAGCTGCGCCTGACCCTGTTTCCGGCAGGCAGTGTCACCTTAGCGCCCCTAGCTGAATAG
- a CDS encoding DUF3038 domain-containing protein, whose amino-acid sequence MSPRQLDNIKAQLDLVLLALESLTGIGSDAMLTAAKTLGIEDFLSDRVSLWRLRQASPLRKGQGRKKLDIEEARALVLVSCHLAQQHKAVIRQAVGLLEDVLERQLPPHRVARLGDYLDAFSNTYEERMEGDSEATPEELSALALKLLTDLLFYSGTGGDRRLWLSLLDRAK is encoded by the coding sequence ATGTCTCCCCGCCAGCTGGACAACATCAAGGCTCAGCTAGATCTGGTGCTGCTGGCTTTAGAATCTCTTACTGGAATTGGGTCAGATGCGATGTTAACGGCGGCAAAGACGCTGGGGATAGAGGATTTTTTGAGCGATCGCGTGAGCCTGTGGCGGTTGCGGCAGGCCAGCCCATTGCGTAAGGGCCAGGGTCGCAAAAAGCTTGATATCGAGGAAGCGCGGGCGCTGGTGCTGGTTAGCTGTCATTTGGCCCAGCAGCATAAGGCTGTGATTCGTCAGGCGGTAGGGCTGCTAGAGGATGTTTTAGAGCGGCAGCTGCCGCCCCATCGAGTAGCGCGGCTGGGTGACTACCTTGACGCCTTTAGCAACACCTACGAGGAGCGCATGGAGGGCGATAGCGAGGCAACGCCTGAGGAGCTGAGCGCCCTGGCCCTAAAACTGCTGACTGATTTGCTCTTTTACAGCGGAACTGGCGGTGATCGTCGGCTCTGGCTATCGCTGCTGGACCGGGCAAAGTGA
- the nfi gene encoding deoxyribonuclease V (cleaves DNA at apurinic or apyrimidinic sites) codes for MDITPPEQWPTTAADAIALQHQLRPQIITQDQLPDPITYVAGVDAGFEADGTITRAAVVVLSFPDLVPVEEALVRRPTIFPYVPGLLSFREVPAVLDALAQLKTNPDLILCDGQGIAHPRRLGIASHLGLLINCPTIGVAKSRLVGTHDPVPSEKGAWVPLLDKGERIGAVLRSRDKVNPLYISPGHRISLETAIDYTLRCTTRYRLPETTRLADRLSSSRKGQSALPEGASGTQISLF; via the coding sequence ATGGATATCACGCCTCCTGAGCAGTGGCCGACAACGGCAGCAGATGCGATCGCACTGCAGCACCAGCTGCGCCCCCAGATCATCACCCAAGACCAGCTGCCCGACCCGATTACCTACGTCGCTGGAGTCGATGCCGGATTTGAGGCCGACGGCACTATCACCCGCGCTGCCGTTGTGGTTCTCAGCTTTCCTGATCTAGTGCCGGTTGAAGAAGCCCTGGTACGCCGCCCCACGATCTTTCCCTACGTGCCGGGTCTGCTCTCGTTTCGAGAAGTGCCTGCCGTGCTAGATGCGTTAGCCCAGCTTAAAACCAACCCCGATCTGATTCTCTGCGATGGCCAAGGCATTGCTCACCCGCGCCGCCTCGGCATTGCTTCGCACTTGGGCCTGCTGATCAATTGCCCTACTATCGGGGTGGCCAAATCTCGGCTCGTCGGTACCCATGACCCTGTGCCCAGCGAAAAGGGCGCATGGGTGCCGCTGTTAGACAAAGGTGAACGGATTGGGGCAGTGCTCCGCAGTCGAGACAAGGTCAACCCGCTTTACATTTCCCCCGGCCATCGCATCAGCTTGGAAACGGCCATTGACTACACCCTGCGCTGCACCACCCGCTACCGTCTGCCCGAAACGACCCGCTTAGCAGATCGGCTCTCTTCTTCTCGAAAGGGCCAATCAGCACTGCCCGAGGGTGCTTCTGGGACTCAAATCAGTCTGTTTTAG